ATTAACCAGCGAGATGTAAGGCACCTTGATAAGCGCCTTGCTGACCAGGTACGTGAGGCTACTGGTGCGATAGCACACTACCTGCGGCACGCCAAACAGCGCCGTTTCGAGGGTGGCCGTGCCGCTGGTAACAAGGGCGGCGCTGGCGCGGCTCAACAAGTCGAAGGCCTGGTCGAATACCAGCTTAATACCATTGCGCTCAAAGTGCTGGTAATAAGCACGGTCGAGGTTACTTACGCCGGCAACTACAAACTGATATTCCTGAAAGGCGGGCAGCACGGCCAGCATCTCGTGCAGCATCTCCTCTATTTCCTGCTTGCGCGAGCCGGGCAGCACGGCAATAATCCTGCGCCCGGGGTCGAGGCCATGCTGCGCCATGAAGCCGGGGTCGGGCCGAAAGGCGGCTACCTGGTCGGCCGTCGGGTTGCCGATATAGTCTACCTTATACTCGAAGCGCTGATAAAACTCCTCCTCGAAAGGCAGGATGACAAACATGCGGTCAACGTAGGCTTTTATCTTTTCGCCCCGGCTCTGATTCCAGGCCCATATTTTAGGCGATATATAGTAAAAAACATTTATTCCTTGTCCTTTGGCAAATTGCGCCATGCGTAGGTTAAAGCCGCCGTAGTCTACCAGAATAAGCACATCGGGCTGGTAGGCCAGGATATCGCGCTGACAATCTTTAAGATACTTCCTGAATTTGAGCAGGCTTGTCGCGGCTTCCACAAAGCCCATCACGGCCAGGTCGCGGTAGTGGCGCACCAGCTGCCCGCCTTCGGCCTGCATGAGGTCGCCGCCCCAGTACCGAAAATCGGCTGCCGGGTCCTGGCCCTTTAGCTCATGCAGCAAGTGGGCAGCATGGGTATCGCCGGAGCGCTCGCCCGCAATAAGGTAGTATTTCATCAGGTAAGTTATGAGCTAAGAAGAGAGAACCACGAACTGCTGCATACGCTCCGGCGCCATTGGTGGGCTCAATTCGTACTTCTCTTACGCGTCATTTCGGCATTAGCCGAAGTATTCCACCGAATTGCGGGGCGTTTCGTAGATTTTGATGCAGTGCAGCTGCGCCGGCGTAATGGCGGGCAGCTCGCGCGCCAGAATCTGCCAGAAGGCGACGGCCAGGTTTTCGGTGCTGGCAAGCTGGCCGTGCAGAAAAGGCACGTCGAGGTTGAGGTTTTTGTGGTCTACCTGCTCGGTAATATGCTGGCGGATAAGGTCACTGAGGGCCTTAAGGTCTACCACAAAACCAGTGTCGGGGTCGGGCTGGCCTTTCACGGTCACAATCATCTCGTAGTTGTGGCCGTGCCAGTTTTCGTTGGCGCAGGGGCCAAATACCTCCGCATTGCGCTCCGGGCTCCAGGCGGGGTTGTAGAGCTTGTGGGCGGCATTAAAGTGCTCGCGGCGGCTAACGTATACCATAGTCTTGGGGTCAGTAGGTGGCTGTCAGTTGCCCGTATTGTTTTGCGCAGCCTGCCGCCTGACAACCAACCACTGACAACTAAAAACTCTTTTTTCGCAACAAAGATACAAAAAACGGCACCCCCAGCAGGGCCGTTACTAGGCCTACGGGCAGGCCGGCGGGTGGGTAAAGCAGCCGGGCCAGCAGGTCGCAGGCCAGCAGGAAGCCCCCGCCCAGCACCGCGCAAAATGCCAGATTGAGCCGCCCCGTGGTACCCAGCAGGCCGCGCGTGAGGTGCGGCACCACCAGCCCCACGAAGCCCACCGGGCCGCACAGCGCTACTACGCCGCCCGTGAGGGCCGCTACGAGCGTTAGCACTATCCAGCGCAGGCGCGCCACCGGCAGACCCAGCGCCTGGGCGCGCTCCTCTCCCAGCAAAAGCAGGTTGAGGTCTTTTTGCAAAAAAACAAGCAAGCCCAGGCTGCCCGCCAGCACGGCCGCCGGGTAGCCCAGCACTGGCCAGCCCGCCCGCTCAAACGACCCAAACGCCCAAAAAACCACGGCCTGCAGGTTGCCCTGGTCGGCTTTCAGAAACGTGATGAGCGAGCCCACCGCAGCGGCCAGCGCGCCCACGGCCACGCCGCCCAGCAGCAGTGGCGCGGGCAGCACCCGCCCGCGCCGCGAGCCAATGGCCACTACCAGTAGGGTGGCCAGCAGGCCGCCCGCCAGCGCGGCCAGCGGCGGCAGATACAGCCCGCCCAGCGTGAGCGCCGGAAAAAACAGGTAGGTCACAATGGCCCCCAGCGAGGCCCCGGAGGCCGTACCCAGCAGGTAGGGGTCGGCCAGCGGGTTGGTGACCAGGGTTTGCAGCAGGTACCCGCTGAGCGCCAGGCTGGCCCCCGCCAGCCAGGCCAGTAACAGCCGCGGCAGCCGCAGCTGCACCAGCACCAGCTGGGCCGGGTCGGTGGGGTCGTACTGGCGCAGGGCCTTGATGATAAAAGCGTAGCTGGTGGCATAAGAGCCGACGCGCAGCCCCAGCAGCAGCAGCAGCAGCGTAAGCAGGCTACCCGCCAGCAGCCAGCGACCAGGGTGAGCGCGCGGCATGGCTAGCGGCTTAGGAGGGTTTGTAGCTCGCGCACCGCTTCTACTATGCGGGGGCTGGGGCGTTGGAGCAGGTTGGGAGTAGTAGCGTACACGCGCCGGGTCTGGCAGGCCCGGATTTGGCGCAGCTCGGGGTAGTTTTTGAAAAAGGTGCTGTCCATTTTGCCCAGGCTGCCGCCCAGCATTACCTCGGGGTTCAGCCGCAGGATATACTCCCGCGTAAGGGCCGGAAACGGCTGGGCAAAGGTGTCGCGCACCGCATTTTGCCCGCCGGCCAGCCGCACCATATCCGTAAATAGCGTATTTTGCCCATATACGTAAATCGGGTCGCCCGAAACCAGCGCCAGCACCGTGGGGCGGTGGGCCGGCGCGGGGGCGGTGGCCAGCTGGCTGAGCTGCGCCTGCAGCGAATCGGTGAGGCGGCGGGCCTGGGCGGGGCGGCCCAGCAGCCGGCCCAGGTCGTTGAGTCCGCGCAGCACGTCGGCTACGGTGCGGTATTTCTGATAGTAAACCGCAATGCCCAGCTGCTGCAGGCGAGCGGCGGCATCGGGCGGCGTCATGCCTTCCAGCGTAAACACTACGTCGGGGCGCAGGGCTACCAGCCGCTCCAGGTCGAGCGGATAAGAGCTCACCAGCGGCTTGTGGCGCACCGCGGCCGGGTAGTCATCGGCCTGCGTGCGGGCGATGATGGTGGTCGTATCGGCCACGGCATACAGCATTTCCGTAAGGCTGGGCACCAGGGCCAGCACGCGGCGCGGGCGCACGGGCAGCGTCAGGGGCCGGCCCAGGTCATCATGCACGGCTATGGTGCCAGCGGCCGCACTCAGGGGCTTATTTTCGGGCTGGCAGGCCAGCAGCCCGACCAGTAGTCCACTAAGAAGAAGCGAAACGCGCATGGCGGCAAAGGTAGCCAGCGGTTGCAAGGCCCTACCTTTAAGGCCAGATTTCGTTTGCATTGCAGCTGATAGCCAACCGCCGTCAGCCATCAGCCACAACCCTTATGATAGTCGTAACCGGAGCCGCCGGCTTCATCGCCAGCTGCCTTGTCTCCCGCCTCAACGCCGCCAATTTCAATGATATCGTGGTGGTCGATAACTTCGCCGTCGAAAAAAAGCTCCCCAATATCCGGGGCAAAAAGCTGCGCGAATACGTCGACCGCGAAGCGTTTTTCCCGTGGCTCGACGCCCACCACGAGCAGGTGGAGTTTGTCTTTCACCTTGGTGCCCGCACCGACACCACCGAGCAGGACCCCGCCATCTTCGACCTGCTTAATCTCAACTACAGCAAGCAGATGTGGGAGGCCTGCGTGCGCTACAACCTGCCGCTGGTGTATGCCAGCAGCGGGGCCACCTACGGCGACGGCCGCCTCGGCTACTCCGACCAGGACGATGCCCTGCCCCAGCTGCTGCGCCCGCTCAACCCCTACGGCGACTCCAAAAACGACTTCGATAAGTGGGCCCTGGCCCAGGAGCAGAAACCTTACTTCTGGGCGGGGCTGAAGTTCTTCAACGTGTACGGCCCCAACGAGTACCACAAGGGCCGCATGGCCTCGGTTATCCTGCACGCCTTCCGCCAGATAAGGGAAAACGGCAGCATGCAGCTTTTCCGCTCACATAACCCCGCGTACGTGGACGGCGGCCAGATGCGCGACTTTGTGTACGTGAAGGACGTGGTGGAAGTATGCTACTTCCTGCTGCACCACCGCACCCACTCGGGTCTCTACAACCTCGGCACCGGCCAGGCGCGCACGTTTATGGACCTGGCCCTCAATACTTTTTCGGCAATGGGGGTGCCCGCTGATATTCGCTTCCGCGATACACCCGAAGATATCCGCGACACGTACCAGTACTTTACCGAAGCCGACATGCGCAAGCTGCGCAGCATCGGCTACGACCGGCCTTTTGCCACACTGGAAGAAGGTATTCGTGACTACGTGCAGAGGTACCTGGCAACGGGAGCTTATTATTAAACGCCTGTACTAATTCAAAACTAATAGGTTTTGTAAATAATGTAATATTAAATAATAAATATATATAATTTTACTAATTTTTTTCAGAAAGCAGCCTGCTGAGGGCTGCTTTCTTGTTTTTGATGCTTTCGTCCAGCGTAATCAGAGCTAATTAATAAAATCTTAATCTGGTAAATCTCAAACTGCTAATGTTCAATCTATTATAAAAAAAATTTGCTATAAACATTTGACAATCAGATTTTTTTCTCCAAAAGCAGGTTAGCTGTCGTGCGTCGGCTGTGCATGAAAGCCTGAAAATAGCAATTAACCTATTGTTTATCTGCACATTAAAACTTCATGAAGCTTCAATGTAATTTGTAGAACTGCCCTAGTTTGTGGTAATAAAATTCGCTAGGTTTTTTTACTTCTTCGACGTTTCATGAAGGATTTTCTACTCCGCCGTTATTACCTGTTGCTCCTGCTGCTTTCGGGGGCGCTGCATCCCGGCCGCCTGGCCGCTCAGTCGACCCAGGAATCGTTCGAAACCGGCACTAAAACCGATTACCCGGCGGCTACCGTTGCGCTGGCGACAGGCAACTGGGACTTTACCGATGCACTGCTGGGCACCGATGCCAACGACCATAAAAATGGCTCCCAGGCCGTGCGCATTGAGCAGACGGGCCGCCTGACCATGGATTTTTACCTGCCAGGGGGCGCCTCGCTCGTAACCGTGCAGTACGCTGCCTACGGTGCCGACGCCGGCAGCGGCTGGGAGCTGTGGGCACAATCGCAGTCGTGCAGCTGCAACAACTGGACAAAAGTGAGCCATACCGTGCTCACTACCAGTAGCACTTTGCAAACCGCCGCTTTCTCGGTGAGCCTGCCGGGCAGTGTTCGGTTTGAAATTCGCAAAGTTTCGGGGGGGGCCGCCCGTCTCAACTTCGACGATTTTACGGTTGCGCCCTACGGCGCGGCTCCCAGCTCGCAGTATCCCGACAACGATAACCTGGCGATGGGCAACCCTACCCTGGCCGTAACCGATGAGACCAACTACCCGGACAACTACCTGCTGCGCAAAAACCAGTACGCGGTGTCTTACAACCACTCTCAGGGCAAACCCAACTGGGTGAGCTGGCACCTGGACATCTCGGACCGGGGCAGCAGCGACCGGCAGAACGACTTTCGTCCCGACTCGACCCTGCCCGCCGACTGGTACCATGTGCTGGCTACCGACTATGCTGGCTCGGGCTTCGACCGGGGCCACAATTGCCCTTCGGCCGACCACACCAACTCGGTGCGGGCCAACTCGCTCACCTTTCTGATGAGCAACATGATGCCCCAGGCCCCCAACAACAACCAGCATACCTGGGCCGACCTGGAGAACTACACTCGCTCGTTCTTGCCGAACTACGAGGTGTATATCATTGATGGCAGCTACGGGGTGGGCGGCACGGGCAGCGCAGGCTACATGACGGTAGTACCCAGCGGAAAGGTCACCGTACCCTCGCATACCTGGAAAGTTATCGTGCTATTGCCAGTCGGCGACAATGATGTGCTGCGAGTCAACGCCAACACGCGCATCATCGCGGTCGACATGCCCAACGATAATAGTCTGAGCCTCGACTGGGGAGTGTACCGCACCAGCGTTGATGCCATTGAGAGCGCCGTAACAGCTACCGGCCTGACACTGGATTTGCTATCAGCCCTGCCCACGTCGGTACAGGCGGTGGTAGAGGCGAAGGTCGATAACGGCCCTACGCAATAAGTAGCCGGGCCACCCGGCCCTTCAGTCAACGTTTTTTCAGTGTCTTATCGGCGGCCTGCCGCCTCCTACCCTTATGCGTTTACTCCTTACCCGCGTACGCCCTTTGCTGCGTCAGCTGGCGCTACTGCTGGCCTTGCCCGTTGTGGCGCAGGCCCAGCTAGTACTAACATCCGGCAGTGCTGTTACTACTGATTTCAATGCATTGGGCTCAAGCGCCACAGCTGCGTTACCCGCTGGGTTCGTAGTTTCCAACGTTTCCAGCGGTATTACCTATTCCAGCGGTACTAACACGAGCGCCACAACACTCGCCGCTGGCACGAGTGGCACGGGAGCCCTCAGTAGTACGTCATCCGGCGGCACTTATAATTTCGCGAATGGAGTAACGGCGACCGCTACCGACCGGGCACTTGGCTTTCTTAGTACGGGCACCTATGTGGCCCCACGGCATCTGCTGCTGGCCATCCAGAACAATACCGGGCAAACCATTACCGACCTGAGCATAGCCTATGATATCGAGAAATATCGTGCGGGCACCCGAGCCTACGAATGGCAGTTCTGGACAAGTACTGATGGGAGCACCTGGGTACAGCAAACCTCTCTGACGCAGTCATACACCGCCGATGGAGCAAACGCCGTTGTTAATCCGACTACTACAGTTTCTAAAAACACCGTTCTAACCGGCCTCAACCTGGCGGCTGGGGCTATTACCTACCTTAGGTGGTCGTATGTGGGCATAGGCGGTAGCACAAACGGTCAGGGGCTTGGGCTTGATAATCTGGTACTGACGCCTAGCCTTTCGGCCACCGCGCCTACCGGCACCACCTCCATCACGACTACCAGCTCCAACTATAGCAGCCCCTATTGCGTTAGCAGCAGCACCGGGAGCGCCGCTTTTAACGTAGCCTATACGGCCAGCACTACTGGCACGAGCACCTTCACCGGCACTTTCAAGGCGCAGCTTTCCAACGCAGCCGGCACCTTTCCGGCCGATGCCACCAGCAATATTATTGGTACCGGCACGGGCACCTCGCCTATATCGGCCACCATTCCGGCGGGCACGCCCAGCGGCACCGGCTACCGCATCCGGGTCGTCAACGACGGTCCCAGCACCCTGGGCTCCGATAACGGTAGCAACCTGACTATCACCCTGGCTCCGGCCAGCAATCCCGTTAGCGTTGCGCCGGCTACGGCCCAGACGCTTACGCCCACTGGCAGCGGCAATACCCTCACGGCCAGCGCGGCCGTGCCTTCGGCTTATGCCTGGTTTTATGGCATTACGGCTGGCGGACCTTTTTCTACGGCCATTGCCAGCGCCACCACGGCTACTTACCAGCCCAATGGAGGCGACTTTCCCGGCATGGGTACCTATTACGTGGTGGCTCAGGCCACCACCTCGTGCGGCAGCGTGGTCGGCACCAGCTCGCCGGTTACCATTACCGTAGGCCAGGCGCCGTCGGCGCTGACTGCGTCAGTGGCTTCCCTGCCCGACTTTGGCTCGGTGGCAATCGGCAGCACGTCGGCAGTGAAATCGTTTTCTGTGAGTGGCAACGGCCTCACCGGCGCTGTAACCATCACGCCCGCGCCGGGCTTCGAAATCCGGACCGGCGCTACGGCTTTTGCCTGCTGCGCTATTGTGCTGTCGCCCGCCAGCGGCACCCTGGGCAGCACCCAGATTGACGTGCGCTTTGCGCCTCAGCTGGCCCAGGCCTACGCCGGCAATATTGCCGTGAGCAGCCCCGGCTTTAGCGAGCAGGACGTGGCTGTGACCGGCACCGGCATTGCGCCTACTTACCCGGCCACCGTGAATACCACCGCTCCCTCGGCTATCATGACTACCTCGGCTACTGCCGGCGGCACTACCTCCGACGACGGCGGCAGCCCTATTACGGCTTACGGCGTGGCCTACGGCACCGATACCGAGCCAACCGTGGCCGGCCTGCACACCACCGACGGCGCCGGCCTGGCCACCTTTACCAGCTCCCTGACCGGCCTGCAGCCCGGCGTGCTCTACTATGTGCGCGCCTACGCTACTAATGCCCAAGGCACTCTATATGGCGAGCAGCTTAGCTTCACCACCGTGGCAGTTCCGCTGGCCGATGAGCCGACTACGTCCTCTACCATCACGGCCAGCGCGGTTTATCCGAGCCGGATATTGCTGACTTTTAGCGGAGGCAACGGAGCTAAGCACCTGCTGCTGGCCCACCTCAACGGGGCAGTCAACCAGGACCCCAGCGATGCAACTACTTATACGGCCAGCGCTACGTTTGGCAAAGGCTCTGTGCTCGGCTCCGATGCCGATAACTATGTAATACTTGCTGCGGCCAGCGATACGGTGACCGTTTTTGGGCTGCACCCCAACACACCCTATACGTTTGCAGTCTACGAATACAACGATAACAATACGCCCTACGCCGAAAACTACCTGACCAGCAACCCCGGCACTTTCGCGCTCACTACGCCAGCGCTGCCGCCCACGCGGCTGTTTCAGGAAGACTTTAGCTACCCTGCGGGCACGCTGCTCACCGCCGACAGCTGGGCGGCGCACAGCGGCGCTGGCACCAAGCCCTTTACCGTTACCAGCAATAGCCTCTCCTACGCTGGCTACAGCGCCGGCACTGGCAACTCTACCGCCTTTACGGGGAGTGGGGAAGACGACGACCGGCAGTTTACAACCATGTATGCGCGCACTCCGGTATATGCATCGTTTCTGGTATCGGTGAGCAGTGCATCTACCACCGGCGATTACTTTCTGCACCTGGGGCCCACTATCCTAAGCAGCACTTTCCGGGGCCGGGTCTTCGCCCGTAAGTCGGCCACGGGCACGCTGGAGTTTGGGGTGGCCGGCAGCGGCACGCCCGTGTACGCGCCCACCGAGTACGCCTTCAATACCACTTACCTGCTGCTGCTCAAGTACAGCTTTGATGAAACCGGCAACGAGTCGGACCTCTTTATCAACCCCGCTACTACCGGCATCAGCACTGCCCCCGATGCCAGCGTGGTGGAGACAGCCAGCACGTCGCCTACCGATATCGGCACTATCGCTCTGCGCCAGGGTTCCAGCTCCCCGCTACTTACCCTTGATGGCCTGACCGTGGCCACTGCGTTTCCCTTACCCACGCCGCTGCCCGTTACCCTTACGCAGTTTACTGCCCAGTTCGTGGGCCACACCGTGCAGCTGGCCTGGCAGACTGCCACCGAGTCTAACCTTGACCACTTTGTCGTTGAGCGCGCCCCCGATGGCAAAACGTTTACTGCTTTACAGACCGTACCTGCTACGGGCAACGGCAATGGTCCGGGCCATTATTCAGCACTCGATGCGCAGGCTACTGCCGCCGGAGCTTCCCAGCTCTACTACCGCCTGCGGAGTGTTGACCGCGATGGCTCCCGCACGTACTCGCCCGTTGAAACCGTTACTCTGACGCCTGCCTCCGCAGGCCTGGCACTATTCCCCAACCCTACCAAAGCCACAACGACCCTTACCGGGGCTACTGCGGGCACTACCATACAAGTACTCGATGCCCTGGGCCGCGTAGTTAGCACTACTACCGCTGATGCCACTGGTGCTGCCACGCTTGCACTCCCCGCCGGCCTGGCGAGTGGGGTGTACATCGTGCGCACCGGCAGTCAGGCCCTACGGCTACTCGTGCAATAGCCCCCTGATATAACAAACGACCAGAAAAAGCCTCCGCCTGAACAGGCGGAGGCTTTTTCTGGTCGTTTAGCCAACCTGGCCACTACTGGCGCAAGTTTAGACGCAGTCGTCACTCGTGCCGTTTTTACTTCATGCCTGCCGACTTGGTAGCACTGGCCGCCCGCCCGCCCGGCTTCAGCAGCGCGGCGTAGCGGTTGGGGTCGTTGAGTACCGCAATGGCCGCCTGAATGTTAGGGTCGTCGTCGAAGCCGGCTTCGGTACGGCCTTTCTCGTAGTAGTAGCGCGAGGCAATTTCCTCTTCCAAAAGCTCCCGGATTTCGGGCTTGAAGCGCTGCAGGTCGTTGGTTTTGTTGGCGGCTACTTTACGCTTAATAGCGTCCAGCTCCGGCTTCACGTCGTCGTAGTGCTTTTCTTCCTTCACCTTCTTGGTAAGGTCGGTCAGCGAGCGCTCGGCATCGGTGCTATAGGCCATATTCTTGCCTTGCAGATACGTCACAAACTTCTGGTAGTCGGTATCTGACAGCTTGAAATCGCGGGCCGGCGGAATAGTCGCGTGCTCGGCGTGGTAGCGGGTTGCAAAGTCAAAAAGGTAGCTTTTCTGGATAAGCACCCGCGTAATATCCGCAATCTGCCGGTCCTGAATATCAATATCGGGCGCCACGCCGCCGCCGTCGTACACGGTGCGGCCGGCCGCCGTCTTAAACGCGGTGCGCAGCGAGTCGGGAAACTTGCTCAGCGCCCCGTCGTCGGCCCGGTGCGAGTAGTCGATTTCCTGAATACATCTGCCACTCGGTATATAGTACTTAGCAGTTGTTACCTTCAGCTGCGAATTATAGCTCAGCGGCCGGGTGGCCTGCACCAGTCCTTTCCCGAAAGTGCGCTCGCCTACCAGCACGGCGCGGTCGTAGTCCTGCAATACCCCCGACACGATTTCCGAGGCCGAGGCCGAGCGGTTGCTCGTGATAATGGCAATCGGAATCTGCGTATCGAGGGGCACGTCGAGCGCCTTATACGTTTTATTCCATTCCGTTACTTTCCCCTTGGTACTTACTACATCTAACCCTTTATCAACGAATAGGTTAGAGATATTAACCGCCTCATTCAGCAGGCCGCCGGGGTTATCCCGGATATCAAATACAATCTTCTTCGCGCCCTTTTCCTTCAGCTTCACCACGGCATTGCGCACCTCGCGGCCCGCATCCACAGTAAAGCCCGCCAGCTGAAAATAGCCGATATCGTTGGTCAGCATGCCGTAGTAGGGCACATTGTCAACCTGAATCTTATCGCGGGTAATATCAACCGTCACCGGCTTGTCCTGGCCGTAGCGGGTTACAATGAGCTTCACCAGCGAATTGGCCTGACCTTTAAGCAGCTTGCTGATATCGGCGTTGGTTTTCTTATCAACGTTGATGTTGTTGATAGTCAGAATCTCATCGCCGGGCAGCAGGCCCGCTTTCTGGGCCGGGTAGCCTTCGTAGGCGCTCTGGACCACGGTTTTACCGTTGCGCTTCACCACTACCGCCCCAATGCCACCGTACTGGCCGGTGGTGAGGGTGCGAAAATCCTCAATGTCGTCCTCCGGAATGTAGTTCGTGTACGGGTCGAGCGACTTGAGCATCCCGTCGATGCCCGTTTTCACGAGCTTGCCGGGCGTAATCTCGTCCACGTAATACGTATTTACTTCCTTGAAAAGCGTCGCGAAAATATCCAGATTTTTGGCTATCTCGAAATACCGCTCGTTATCGGAAGCAGCCCGAAAGCCTGCGAGACCCAGCGTACTGAGCGCCAGCATTGTGAGAACTTTTTTGCGGGTAGTCATCGGGCTAAAGAATAGCTAATCAAGAATAAATCTCTGCCCTGGCTGCTAGCTGCGGGCCGCAAGGGCTCGCGGCGCTAAACCGCCGGAAAGGCCGTGCCAGCATACTGCCTCGACAAGAGGATGGCGCTTTTTTCTTCTTTTACTAGCGTGAAGATAGCGAACCTACGGCGCGGGTTGCACCGAAGATTCTGCCAGCAAACGTTTAAGCCCGGAAATTAATTTTTTTTCTAGCAGCGGCAGCTCACTTTTTTCCTTGCCGGTGTACAGAATACCCAGCAGCGCTACCGGGTGGCCGCCTTCAGCTTCCGTGAGGCGGTGCTTATTAAGGCGATACACCTCCCGCAGCAGGCGCTTCAGGCGGTTGCGGTCGACGGCGCGCTTAAACGTGCGCTTGGGCACACTCACCAGCACCTGCGGCGGGGCCGTGGTAAATGCCGGGGCCGGAAACCAGGTGAGGCGGAGCGGATAAACGCCAAAAGAGGAACCCTGCTTGCTAAAAAGCTGCTCGATTAGCTTTTTGCGGCACAGGTGTTCCTCTTTCGGAAAGGTGTAAACCCTTTTCGGCGCCGTGGCGCTTGCCTCAGCCCCCGGCTCCCTCTCTGGTGCAGAAGGGGAGCCGAGCGATTGAGATTGTTCCATAAACTGAGTAGCCAACAGCCATCAGCTTTAGGCTAATAGCTTAACAGCCTAGCGCTTGTGACGGCCTTCGTCGGATACGGTGAGGCGCTTGCGGCCTTTGGCACGACGGCGGGCCAGCACGTTGCGGCCGTTAGCGGTTTCCATACGGTTGCGGAAACCGTGCTTGTTGCGGCGCTTGCGCTGCGAGGGCTGATAGGTACGTTTCATGACAAGTCAAATTGCGAGTTGGGCCGGCAAAGGTACGAATTTAGGTTTACAATAGCAAGGGCTGGCTCCAACAGGGTAGCCTTTCATGTAGGGGCGGACAACTTGCCTGGCGCCAAATGGCGTATCACTCCGCCTTCCCTCTTCTAGCTTTACCTCCTGTTTCAACGCTGGCCATGACTTACTACCACGTTTCCTTCGAGAATCCGCTCACGTTTTACCTCCAGGTTCAGCTCATGGTAGAGGTGCCGGCCGAGGCCACCGGCCCGCTTGCCTTGCAGCTGCCGGCGTGG
The sequence above is drawn from the Hymenobacter baengnokdamensis genome and encodes:
- the lpxB gene encoding lipid-A-disaccharide synthase; this encodes MKYYLIAGERSGDTHAAHLLHELKGQDPAADFRYWGGDLMQAEGGQLVRHYRDLAVMGFVEAATSLLKFRKYLKDCQRDILAYQPDVLILVDYGGFNLRMAQFAKGQGINVFYYISPKIWAWNQSRGEKIKAYVDRMFVILPFEEEFYQRFEYKVDYIGNPTADQVAAFRPDPGFMAQHGLDPGRRIIAVLPGSRKQEIEEMLHEMLAVLPAFQEYQFVVAGVSNLDRAYYQHFERNGIKLVFDQAFDLLSRASAALVTSGTATLETALFGVPQVVCYRTSSLTYLVSKALIKVPYISLVNLIVGRAVVAEFIQGNFTARNLLDELKRLLTDEAYIAQQRSGYAELRQKLGQHSAATQAAALMVKYLQEK
- a CDS encoding 6-pyruvoyl trahydropterin synthase family protein — its product is MVYVSRREHFNAAHKLYNPAWSPERNAEVFGPCANENWHGHNYEMIVTVKGQPDPDTGFVVDLKALSDLIRQHITEQVDHKNLNLDVPFLHGQLASTENLAVAFWQILARELPAITPAQLHCIKIYETPRNSVEYFG
- a CDS encoding FecCD family ABC transporter permease — translated: MPRAHPGRWLLAGSLLTLLLLLLGLRVGSYATSYAFIIKALRQYDPTDPAQLVLVQLRLPRLLLAWLAGASLALSGYLLQTLVTNPLADPYLLGTASGASLGAIVTYLFFPALTLGGLYLPPLAALAGGLLATLLVVAIGSRRGRVLPAPLLLGGVAVGALAAAVGSLITFLKADQGNLQAVVFWAFGSFERAGWPVLGYPAAVLAGSLGLLVFLQKDLNLLLLGEERAQALGLPVARLRWIVLTLVAALTGGVVALCGPVGFVGLVVPHLTRGLLGTTGRLNLAFCAVLGGGFLLACDLLARLLYPPAGLPVGLVTALLGVPFFVSLLRKKSF
- a CDS encoding ABC transporter substrate-binding protein; its protein translation is MRVSLLLSGLLVGLLACQPENKPLSAAAGTIAVHDDLGRPLTLPVRPRRVLALVPSLTEMLYAVADTTTIIARTQADDYPAAVRHKPLVSSYPLDLERLVALRPDVVFTLEGMTPPDAAARLQQLGIAVYYQKYRTVADVLRGLNDLGRLLGRPAQARRLTDSLQAQLSQLATAPAPAHRPTVLALVSGDPIYVYGQNTLFTDMVRLAGGQNAVRDTFAQPFPALTREYILRLNPEVMLGGSLGKMDSTFFKNYPELRQIRACQTRRVYATTPNLLQRPSPRIVEAVRELQTLLSR
- the rfaD gene encoding ADP-glyceromanno-heptose 6-epimerase — translated: MIVVTGAAGFIASCLVSRLNAANFNDIVVVDNFAVEKKLPNIRGKKLREYVDREAFFPWLDAHHEQVEFVFHLGARTDTTEQDPAIFDLLNLNYSKQMWEACVRYNLPLVYASSGATYGDGRLGYSDQDDALPQLLRPLNPYGDSKNDFDKWALAQEQKPYFWAGLKFFNVYGPNEYHKGRMASVILHAFRQIRENGSMQLFRSHNPAYVDGGQMRDFVYVKDVVEVCYFLLHHRTHSGLYNLGTGQARTFMDLALNTFSAMGVPADIRFRDTPEDIRDTYQYFTEADMRKLRSIGYDRPFATLEEGIRDYVQRYLATGAYY
- a CDS encoding DNA/RNA non-specific endonuclease, producing MKDFLLRRYYLLLLLLSGALHPGRLAAQSTQESFETGTKTDYPAATVALATGNWDFTDALLGTDANDHKNGSQAVRIEQTGRLTMDFYLPGGASLVTVQYAAYGADAGSGWELWAQSQSCSCNNWTKVSHTVLTTSSTLQTAAFSVSLPGSVRFEIRKVSGGAARLNFDDFTVAPYGAAPSSQYPDNDNLAMGNPTLAVTDETNYPDNYLLRKNQYAVSYNHSQGKPNWVSWHLDISDRGSSDRQNDFRPDSTLPADWYHVLATDYAGSGFDRGHNCPSADHTNSVRANSLTFLMSNMMPQAPNNNQHTWADLENYTRSFLPNYEVYIIDGSYGVGGTGSAGYMTVVPSGKVTVPSHTWKVIVLLPVGDNDVLRVNANTRIIAVDMPNDNSLSLDWGVYRTSVDAIESAVTATGLTLDLLSALPTSVQAVVEAKVDNGPTQ